A genomic region of Streptomyces sp. NBC_00247 contains the following coding sequences:
- a CDS encoding MerR family transcriptional regulator, which produces MRIGELAERAGTTTRTLRYYESRGLLRARRSENGYRTYDESDLRQLRQIRTLQDFGFDLEETRPFVECLRAGHPAGDACPASLAVYRRKLDELDALIAQLQTVRTEVGAQLARAEVEVAAGLPGGPEPRCELGG; this is translated from the coding sequence ATGCGAATCGGTGAGCTGGCCGAACGGGCCGGGACGACGACGCGGACACTGCGCTACTACGAGTCGCGCGGTCTGCTGAGAGCGCGACGGTCCGAGAACGGTTACCGCACGTACGACGAGAGCGACCTCAGGCAGCTCCGCCAGATCCGGACCCTCCAGGACTTCGGGTTCGACCTGGAGGAGACCCGGCCGTTCGTGGAGTGCCTGCGGGCCGGACACCCGGCGGGTGACGCCTGCCCCGCTTCGCTCGCCGTCTACCGGCGGAAGCTCGATGAGCTGGACGCGCTGATCGCACAACTGCAGACCGTACGGACCGAGGTCGGCGCACAGCTCGCCCGCGCCGAGGTCGAGGTGGCCGCCGGACTTCCCGGCGGCCCCGAACCCCGCTGTGAACTGGGAGGATGA